ACCAGAACACGGGTTAACGCTCCTTTAACCATGGATAACCCATCCGGGCGAAAGCCAGCCTCACAACGTGGCGCAACCAGTCTTTCGCTATAATCGTATATAGAGCGCGATTTTCCAGAATCAAAAAACCCGGGCACGAGGCCCGGGTTGGTTTTCTGATAACGAAGCACCTTGATCGGCCCCCCAAGGGGAGCAACAGGGATCAGGAGTGATAAGCAGCTTCACCGTGAGAGGCGAGGTCGAGACCTTCGCGCTCGGCTTCAACCGGCACACGCAGACCAACGATCACATCGACGATCTTGTAGAGGATCGCAGAGCCGATACCGGTCCAAAGGACCGTGATGACCACGGCCTGAAGCTGTACCATGACCTGGCCGCCCATCGTCTGTTCGCCGACATAGCCGACGCCACCCAGCGAAGCGCTGGCGAAAATGCCGGTGGAAATAGCGCCGAACATGCCGCCAATGCCGTGGACGCCGAACACGTCAGCCGTATCGTCATAACCGAACTTGTTCTTCACGACAGAGACGAAGAAGTAGCAGAGCGGCGAAACGATCACACCCATGACGATTGCGCCCATCGGGCCGACGATACCGGCGGCAGGCGTGATGGCAACGAGGCCAGCAATCATACCGGAGGCAGCGCCCAGCATCGAGGCCTTGCCGCGGGTGAAGGATTCAACCACGCACCAGGACAGGATAGCCGCAGCCGTGGCAATAAAGGTGTTGACGGTTGCGAGCATCGCACCACCGGAGGCTTCGAGGTTGGAGCCGGCATTGAAGCCGAACCAGCCGACCCAGAGCATGGCGGCACCGACATAGGTGAGCGTCATGGAATGGGGGGCCATCATGTCCTTGCCATAGCCTGTACGCTTGCCGACCAGGATCGCACCGACCAGACCGGCAACACCGGCATTGATGTGAACGACTGTGCCGCCGGCAAAATCAAGGGCGCCGAGGCCGAAGAGATAGCCCTTGGCATCCCAGACCATATGGGCGACCGGGAAATAGACGAAGGTGACCCAAAGCAGGCAGAACAGGATCGCAGCCGAGAACTTGATGCGTTCCGCGAAGGCGCCGATGATCAGGGCAGGCGTGATGGCCGCAAAGGTCATCTGGAACAGCATGAAGATATATTCAGGAATGACGACGCCCTTGCTGAAAGTAGCAGCCGTTGTCGTGGTGTCGACGCCAGCCAGGAACATCTTGGCAAAGCCGCCGAAGAACGGGCTTTCTCCGCCGCCGAAGGCGAAGGAATAACCATAGATGACCCAGACGATCATCACCATGGCGGCAATGACGGTGCACTGCATCAGCACGGACAGCATGTTCTTGGCGCGCACCAGTCCGCCGTAGAACAGGCCAAGGCCGGGAACGGCCATGAACAGAACGAGGATGGTGGACAGGAACATGAAGGCGGTATCGCCCTTGTCGGGAACCGGAGCAGCTGCCGCCGCAACGGCTGGCGCTGCATCCTGCGCAAAGGCGATCGCTGGCGCCATCAAGGCCGCCGATGCAGCCCCGAGGCGCAAGGCTTGAGATTTGAATGTGGAAAACGACATGTATATGAACTCCCCTTGACGGCCGGTCTTACAAGGCTTCGGTATTGGTTTCACCGGTACGGATACGCACCGCCTGATCGATTCCGTAGACGAAAATCTTTCCATCGCCGATCTGACCGGTCTTGGCAGCCGAGGCGATCGCTTCCACCGCCTTGTCGGCAACATCCGTCGCCACTGCGACCTCGATCTTCAGCTTGGGCAGGAAGCTCACGGCATATTCCGTGCCGCGATAGATTTCCGTGTGCCCCTTCTGCCGCCCATATCCCTTGACCTCCGTGACGGTCAGGCCTTGGATACCGACAGCCGTCAGTGCTTCGCGCACTTCGTCCAGCTTGAACGGCTTGATAATGGCCATCACAATCTTCATCTGGTTTCCCATCCTCTGGTTTATCCTCGGCGAATAACGCCGTCTCTCCTCGACGCCGACCTACGACAGGGGGCAGCGACTATCATCCTACATTCAAACCGTGTGCCAAGTTTCAAGCAGCATTTAAGATATTGAAATACAAGGGTTATAATGGAGAGCGCCAAAAAAAAGGCACAGGAATGGGCGAAAACATGGTTTTTTTTGTGCAAAATCAAAAAACAGCACAAAATTTAATCATTTGCCTTTTTCCGAATCAAGCCCTCCTGGGCAACGGAAACAACCAGCTGGCCCGTCCGCGTATAAATTGAGCCTCTGGTCATTCCCCGGCCACCCGACGCGCTGGGGCTGTCCTGTGAATAGAGCAGCCAGTCATCCAGCCTAGTGGGCAGATGGAACCACATGGCGTGGTCGAGGCTGGCGGCCTGGATCCGCTGGTCGAAGACGGACACTCCATGCGCATAGAGCGAGACATCCAGCAGCGTCATGTCCGAGAGATAGGCCAGCACGGCGGCTTGCAAGCGGCGATCATCCGGCACAACACCGGTCATACGCACCCAGATATCGGCCTTTGGCTCCAGCTTGTCCTTTGTCAGATAATGCAGGAAGGAGGTGGGGCGAAATTCCACCGGCCGCTCTCTTGCCCAATAGGCCCGGATATGGGCGGGCGCTTGCGACAGAAACATTTCGCGAAATTCCCGCTCGCCCATCAACCCTTCCGGCGGCGTCACATTGGGCATGACGAGCTGGTGGGAAAAGCCTTCTTCTTCTTGCTGGAAAGAGGCCGACATCGAAAATATCATCTGGCCGTGCTGGATAGCAACGACCCGGCGCGTCGAAAAGCTGGCGCCGTCACGGGTCCGCTCGACCTGATAGAGGATTGGCACCGTCGGATCGCCGGGACGCAAGAAATAGGCATGCAAGGAGTGAACATACCGCTCGCCATCGACACAGCGCTGGGCTGCCATCAAGGCCTGAGCGATGACCTGGCCGCCGAATACCCTCTGCCATCCGACCTGCGGGCTGGTGCCTCGGAACAAATTGACTTCCAATGCCTCCAGGTTCAGCGTTTCGATCAGTTTTTCCATCGGTGTGGCGGAATTTTCTGTCTGCGGCATTTTGGAAAAGCTCCGGCGGTAGGAAGTCGGGTCCAACTGATCTATATAAGACCCGAAGCGCGATACAAGCTGTAAGGGAGTAGATGATGGCGGATCTGGTTGTAGTCGGAGGCGGATATGTCGGTCTCTCGGCGGCGCTCGCCGTCAAGCGCGCCGCGCCGCATCTGGACGTGACGGTAATCGAAGCAGCCCCCGAAGGCCAGTGGCGCAAGGACCCACGGGCCTCGGCGGTGATTGCGGCAGCCACCAAAATGCTGGAGGTTTTCGGCGTCTGGAGCACGATCGAACCGCAATCTCAGCCGATCAACAGGATGATCGTTACCGATTCGCGCACCAGCGATCCGGTCCGGCCCGTCTACCTGACCTTTGACGGCGAAGTCGAGGAAGGCAAGCCCTTCGCCTATATGGTGCCCAATGTCGCCATGGTCGGCGCGCTTCTCGATGCTGCCGGTGCGGCGGGAATTTCCATCCGCCATGGCGTGAAAGCCGCAGGCTTTTCCGTGAAAGGCCATAAGGCCGAAGTCGCGCTTTCCGATGGCACAACCCTTGACTGCCGTCTGGTTGTTGCCTGTGACGGCGTGCGCTCGCGCGTCAGGGACATGGCGGGGATCAAGACCGTCACCTGGGCCTATGGCCAGTCCGGGATTGTCACCACGGTCGAACACGAGCGTCCGCATGAAGGGGTAGCAGAGGAACATTTCCTGCCAGCCGGACCCTTCGCTATCCTGCCGTTGACCGGCAATCGCTCATCGCTGGTCTGGACCGAGCGCAGCGAGGATGCGGACCGGCTGGTCGCCGAGGACGATCTGATGTTCGAAACCGAACTGGAGCGCCGTTTCGGCCACAAACTCGGCGCAATCCGTGCCACCGGCGACCGCCGCGCCTTTCCGCTGGGACTGACGCTGGCCCGCTCGTTTATCGGACCAAGGCTGGCGCTGGCAGGCGACGCCGCCCATGGTATTCATCCGATTTCCGGCCAGGGCCTCAATCTTGGTTTCAAGGATGTGGCGGCGCTGGCAGAAACAATCGTCGATGCCGATCGCCTCGGCCTCGATATCGGCGACCTCACGGTTCTGGAACGCTACCAGACCTGGCGGCGCTTCGACACATTCCGGATGGGCGTCACCACCGACGTGCTGAACCGGCTGTTTTCCAACGATATTACGCCGTTAAGAATCGCGCGGGATTTCGGGCTGGGCCTGGTGGAGCGGCTACCAAAGCTGAAAAGCTATTTCATTTCCGAGGCTGCCGGAACATCGGTGAAGGGCGGCCCGAAACTTCTGACCGGTCAGTCGATCTGACAAAGGATCAAGAGGCCGGTTTGGCAGACAAATGGCTGTAAAGAGCGCCTTCAGTCTTCAATCTTGCGGGCTTCCGAGACCAGCATGATCGGAATGCCATCGCGGATGGGATAGGCTAGCCTTGCCTTTTCCGAAACCAGCTCGTTGTTTTCCCGGTTAAGGGTCAAACGGCCATTGGTCAGCGGGCAGACCAGCAATTCCAGCATTTTCGGATCGACACCGTTCATCCGCTGATCCATGGCTGCGCTCCTTCATTCTCTGCCCATTCACCCTTACTGTAAAACCGGCTCCACATCGCCGAAACCGCGTGCCAGATAAATTTCGGTAATGGCAATCAGCGTTTCCGTGCGGCTATGCAGATCGGTGGCCTCCAGTAAGGCCTGTTTTTCAGCAGGCGTAAAAGGCGACATCATCGACAAAGAATTGACCAGGGTCAGATTGCTGGCGCGTTGGACGCTTTCCCAATCCGCCTCCAGCTTGTTGGCATCGAGATAAGCTCGGAACACCGCGAGCAACCGCTCCCGATCCACGCTGTTTTCCTGGCCTTCGGCCGCCAGATCGGCCATGAACGGCGAAATTCGCACCGTGCGGAATGGATGGGTGGTTTTCAGCTCTTCGCTCAGCCGGAAACGGCAGATTCCACCCAGCGACAGAATATAGCGGCCATCGCCTGTCTCGGCGAAAGAGGTGATCCGACCGATACATCCCATGCTGCAGAGGGCCGGAATGCCGGTAGCAATCTCATAGGGCTCGGTCAATGCCGGTTGAATCATGCCGATCAGCCGATTGCTGCGCAGCGCGGCATCGAACATTTCCAGATAGCGCGGCTCGAATATATTCAGTGGCAATTGCCCACCGGGCAGCAGAAGAGCTCCTGCCAGCGGAAAAACCGGCAATGTCTCCGGAAAATCAGCCGCCGTCAGATATCGCGCATTGCCGACCTGCATTCCACCCTCCTGAAAGAGCACCGAGCCAATGCCCTGTCGCTCTTTAATTCCTTATAATGTGGCATGCGCCCGGCAAATCTCAAGATGCGCCTGCCACAGAACACAACTTCCGCCCGTCCGAACGTATAGGGTTCAGTCCTTGAACAGGGCTCGTCCCATTCTCTGCCTGCAAGCCCGTTACGAAAACAGGATCGAAGACAGCTTGCGCCGAGCCTGAATGGTGGCGGGGTCCTTCGGACCCCAGACCTCGAAAAATTCAACCAGTTGGCGACGCGCACCATCATCGTCGAAGGTCCGGTCTTTTTTCATAATCAACAGCAGATGATCGGCTGCGTCTTCACGCTTGCCCTCTACATTGCGGATCTTGGCGAGTTTCAGCCGCGCCTCGTGATCGTCAGGGTTAAGCGACAGTTGCTGCTCCAGCGCCACCGGATCGCCCAGCTTGCGAGCCTCCTCGATTTGCTCCAGCTTTTTCGCCACGGCCTGGATTTCCGGGGCTTTCGCCAGCTCTTCGGGCAGGCCATCGACAATCTGGCGCACCCGTTCATGCTGGTTGAGGGCCAGCATGCATTCGGCAATACCAGCAACCGCCTTGGCATTTTCCGGATCGGCCTGCATGACGGCCGCATAGAGCTGGGCAGCGCCGTCGAAATCGCCGTCGTCGTAAAGCCCCTTGGCTTCTACCAGCACAGCCTCGATTTCCGCTGCCTGATCGGCACCGCCGTCCGGGCCACCGAGCTTGTCGATGAACTGCTTGACCTGACTTTCCGGCAGCGCGCCCATGAAGCCATCGGCAGGACGGCCATCGACAAAGGCGACGACGGCAGGAATGGACTGGATGCCAAGCTGGCCGGCAATGGCCGGATGCTCGTCGATATTCATCTTGACCAGCTTGACCTTGCCCTTGGCCTCATTGACCGCCTTTTCGATGATCGGCGTCAACTGGCGGCAAGGGCCACACCAGGGCGCCCAGAAATCCACCAGGACGGGCTGGCGGCGGGATTCTTCCAGCACATCCTTGGCAAAGCCCTGGGTCGTCGTATCCTTGATCAGACCACCGGCGGGCGATGCTCCTGCAGACGCTGGCGCTGCCGCAGCAGGTGCTGCGCCAAATTGCGCATTGGCCGTCATCTGCCCGCCATAGGAGCCGCCATATGGATTACCAGAATTGCTCATCACCATCTCCCGCCTGTTCATGACAGCCCGGGCGTTTTGCAAACGCATTCCAGGTGCCGCCTTATTTCCACCGTCCGCAAGTTCCGTTTCATACCGCAACAGATATCGCAGCCCTTGTCCCGGCCACATGATCTTTACAGGGTTCCTTGGATTTCAATGAACCTGCAAGCGTTTAAATCGTGCCTCAGGCCGTGACTTTCAAGACGAGTGCTTCATGTCCTGTCGCCATCAGAAAGCGCAACAGATCATCACGACCGATCGAGGTTGTAGCGTCATTCGACAGCGGATGGCAATTGATGATCTCATGCTGCATCAGGTCTGCGTCCAGAACGAATGTCACCTTGTTGCCCGTATCGTTCATTGCGCCGAAAGCAGTTACCGATCCTGGGACAACCCCCAGATACTCCATCAGCTTTTCCGGCTTGCCAAACGATACCTTGCTGGCCGCCCCAAGCAGGATATGGACTGTCTTCAAATCGACAATGGCGTTTTCCTCGACCACCAGCAGAAAGAACTGATCCTTCTTGTCCTTGACGAACAGGTTCTTGGTATGACCGCCAGGAATCTCATCGCGTAGGGAGACCGATTCTGCCACGGTAAAGACTGGCGGATGTGACACTGTCCGGTGCTCGATGCCGAGGCTATCGAGGCATGCAAACAGGTCTGCGGTCGATTTCGGCACAATCTCTGTCATCATGGTCCTGCTTCAGAATAAAGTCTCAGTGGCATGCTGCGGTTAAACGATATCAAGCGATATCCTTCAACTGTTTTGTGCGCCATTCGGATATCCAAATGTCCCTCGACAAACCTTTATC
The Allorhizobium ampelinum S4 genome window above contains:
- a CDS encoding ammonium transporter, whose translation is MSFSTFKSQALRLGAASAALMAPAIAFAQDAAPAVAAAAAPVPDKGDTAFMFLSTILVLFMAVPGLGLFYGGLVRAKNMLSVLMQCTVIAAMVMIVWVIYGYSFAFGGGESPFFGGFAKMFLAGVDTTTTAATFSKGVVIPEYIFMLFQMTFAAITPALIIGAFAERIKFSAAILFCLLWVTFVYFPVAHMVWDAKGYLFGLGALDFAGGTVVHINAGVAGLVGAILVGKRTGYGKDMMAPHSMTLTYVGAAMLWVGWFGFNAGSNLEASGGAMLATVNTFIATAAAILSWCVVESFTRGKASMLGAASGMIAGLVAITPAAGIVGPMGAIVMGVIVSPLCYFFVSVVKNKFGYDDTADVFGVHGIGGMFGAISTGIFASASLGGVGYVGEQTMGGQVMVQLQAVVITVLWTGIGSAILYKIVDVIVGLRVPVEAEREGLDLASHGEAAYHS
- a CDS encoding P-II family nitrogen regulator, with protein sequence MGNQMKIVMAIIKPFKLDEVREALTAVGIQGLTVTEVKGYGRQKGHTEIYRGTEYAVSFLPKLKIEVAVATDVADKAVEAIASAAKTGQIGDGKIFVYGIDQAVRIRTGETNTEAL
- the tesB gene encoding acyl-CoA thioesterase II, producing the protein MPQTENSATPMEKLIETLNLEALEVNLFRGTSPQVGWQRVFGGQVIAQALMAAQRCVDGERYVHSLHAYFLRPGDPTVPILYQVERTRDGASFSTRRVVAIQHGQMIFSMSASFQQEEEGFSHQLVMPNVTPPEGLMGEREFREMFLSQAPAHIRAYWARERPVEFRPTSFLHYLTKDKLEPKADIWVRMTGVVPDDRRLQAAVLAYLSDMTLLDVSLYAHGVSVFDQRIQAASLDHAMWFHLPTRLDDWLLYSQDSPSASGGRGMTRGSIYTRTGQLVVSVAQEGLIRKKAND
- a CDS encoding ubiquinone biosynthesis hydroxylase; translation: MADLVVVGGGYVGLSAALAVKRAAPHLDVTVIEAAPEGQWRKDPRASAVIAAATKMLEVFGVWSTIEPQSQPINRMIVTDSRTSDPVRPVYLTFDGEVEEGKPFAYMVPNVAMVGALLDAAGAAGISIRHGVKAAGFSVKGHKAEVALSDGTTLDCRLVVACDGVRSRVRDMAGIKTVTWAYGQSGIVTTVEHERPHEGVAEEHFLPAGPFAILPLTGNRSSLVWTERSEDADRLVAEDDLMFETELERRFGHKLGAIRATGDRRAFPLGLTLARSFIGPRLALAGDAAHGIHPISGQGLNLGFKDVAALAETIVDADRLGLDIGDLTVLERYQTWRRFDTFRMGVTTDVLNRLFSNDITPLRIARDFGLGLVERLPKLKSYFISEAAGTSVKGGPKLLTGQSI
- a CDS encoding Trm112 family protein — translated: MDQRMNGVDPKMLELLVCPLTNGRLTLNRENNELVSEKARLAYPIRDGIPIMLVSEARKIED
- a CDS encoding LON peptidase substrate-binding domain-containing protein — its product is MQVGNARYLTAADFPETLPVFPLAGALLLPGGQLPLNIFEPRYLEMFDAALRSNRLIGMIQPALTEPYEIATGIPALCSMGCIGRITSFAETGDGRYILSLGGICRFRLSEELKTTHPFRTVRISPFMADLAAEGQENSVDRERLLAVFRAYLDANKLEADWESVQRASNLTLVNSLSMMSPFTPAEKQALLEATDLHSRTETLIAITEIYLARGFGDVEPVLQ
- the trxA gene encoding thioredoxin; the encoded protein is MSNSGNPYGGSYGGQMTANAQFGAAPAAAAPASAGASPAGGLIKDTTTQGFAKDVLEESRRQPVLVDFWAPWCGPCRQLTPIIEKAVNEAKGKVKLVKMNIDEHPAIAGQLGIQSIPAVVAFVDGRPADGFMGALPESQVKQFIDKLGGPDGGADQAAEIEAVLVEAKGLYDDGDFDGAAQLYAAVMQADPENAKAVAGIAECMLALNQHERVRQIVDGLPEELAKAPEIQAVAKKLEQIEEARKLGDPVALEQQLSLNPDDHEARLKLAKIRNVEGKREDAADHLLLIMKKDRTFDDDGARRQLVEFFEVWGPKDPATIQARRKLSSILFS
- a CDS encoding prolyl-tRNA synthetase associated domain-containing protein, whose translation is MTEIVPKSTADLFACLDSLGIEHRTVSHPPVFTVAESVSLRDEIPGGHTKNLFVKDKKDQFFLLVVEENAIVDLKTVHILLGAASKVSFGKPEKLMEYLGVVPGSVTAFGAMNDTGNKVTFVLDADLMQHEIINCHPLSNDATTSIGRDDLLRFLMATGHEALVLKVTA